In Candidatus Krumholzibacteriota bacterium, the following proteins share a genomic window:
- the glmS gene encoding glutamine--fructose-6-phosphate transaminase (isomerizing), producing MCGIIGYVGTRENVGDILMEGLKRLEYRGYDSAGIAVVRDGRMVWEKTPGKIARLEEQLEGMDLSGRVGIAHTRWATHGEPNRVNAHPHFNADRTIALVHNGIIENYRTLKKTLEQEGYVFTTDTDTEALAHLIDKFHDGRNLEDAVQRALRMVEGTYGLLVVSTREPDKLVGARNGSPIVVGIGDGEYIIASDVAAILQHTRQVVYLEDQQMILATADGITTMTIENEFVEHDIHEVDWDLEMIEKGGFDHFMLKEIFEQPETIRNAMRGRLIAQTGHARLGGITMSEEELRRMERIVLIGCGTSWHAALLGEYMIEERARLPVEVEYASEFRYRNPVLDGQTRVFVISQSGETVDTLAALREARQRGSKCMGICNVVGSTIARESDGGVYIHAGPEIGVASTKAFTSQVTVLALLALVLGRMRNISSAEAQNIIEALLALPGQVEEILKNDGQIREIAEQYSDHNNFLYLGRGPNYPVALEGALKLKEISYVHAEGYPAAEMKHGPIALIDENMPVVIICPRDNAYQKILGNINEVKARKGKIIAITNERNREVVEMADHAIFVPETLDFLYPILTVIPLQLIAYHIAVMRGCNVDQPRNLAKSVTVE from the coding sequence ATGTGCGGAATCATAGGATATGTCGGTACGCGGGAGAATGTCGGAGACATCCTGATGGAGGGGCTCAAGCGGCTCGAATACCGCGGGTACGACTCCGCGGGGATCGCGGTCGTCCGCGACGGCAGGATGGTCTGGGAGAAGACGCCCGGCAAGATCGCGCGGCTCGAGGAACAGCTCGAAGGGATGGATCTCTCGGGCCGTGTCGGTATCGCGCACACGCGCTGGGCGACGCACGGCGAGCCGAACCGCGTCAACGCGCATCCTCATTTCAACGCCGACCGGACGATCGCGCTCGTCCACAACGGGATCATCGAGAATTACCGCACGCTCAAGAAGACCCTCGAGCAGGAGGGGTACGTTTTCACGACCGATACCGACACGGAGGCGCTGGCCCATCTCATCGACAAGTTCCACGACGGGAGGAATCTCGAGGACGCCGTGCAGCGTGCCCTGCGCATGGTCGAGGGGACGTACGGATTGCTCGTCGTGTCGACCAGGGAACCGGACAAGCTCGTCGGCGCGCGGAACGGCTCGCCGATCGTCGTCGGCATCGGCGACGGCGAGTACATCATCGCCTCGGACGTCGCGGCGATCCTCCAGCATACGCGGCAGGTCGTCTACCTCGAGGATCAGCAGATGATCCTCGCCACGGCGGACGGTATCACGACGATGACGATCGAGAACGAATTCGTGGAGCACGACATCCACGAGGTGGACTGGGATCTCGAGATGATCGAGAAGGGCGGCTTCGACCACTTCATGCTCAAGGAGATCTTCGAGCAGCCCGAGACGATCCGCAACGCGATGCGAGGCCGGCTCATCGCGCAGACCGGCCACGCTCGGCTCGGCGGCATCACGATGTCCGAGGAGGAGCTGCGCCGGATGGAGCGCATCGTCCTCATCGGCTGCGGCACGAGCTGGCACGCCGCGCTCCTCGGGGAGTACATGATCGAGGAGCGGGCGAGGCTGCCCGTCGAGGTGGAGTACGCCAGCGAGTTCCGCTACAGGAATCCCGTGCTGGACGGCCAGACGCGCGTCTTCGTCATCAGCCAGTCGGGGGAGACCGTCGACACGCTTGCCGCGCTCAGGGAGGCGAGGCAGCGGGGATCGAAGTGCATGGGGATCTGCAACGTGGTCGGATCGACGATCGCGCGGGAATCGGACGGCGGCGTCTATATCCATGCGGGACCGGAGATCGGCGTCGCCTCGACGAAGGCCTTCACCTCGCAGGTCACCGTCCTCGCCCTGCTCGCGCTCGTGCTCGGCCGCATGCGGAACATCTCGTCGGCCGAGGCCCAGAACATCATCGAGGCGCTCCTCGCCCTGCCCGGCCAGGTGGAGGAGATCCTGAAGAACGACGGCCAGATCAGGGAGATCGCGGAGCAGTACTCCGACCACAACAATTTCCTCTACCTCGGGCGCGGTCCCAACTACCCCGTCGCCCTCGAGGGGGCGCTCAAGCTCAAGGAGATCTCCTACGTCCACGCCGAGGGATACCCGGCCGCGGAGATGAAGCACGGGCCGATCGCGCTGATCGACGAGAACATGCCCGTCGTCATCATCTGTCCCCGCGACAACGCCTACCAGAAGATCCTCGGCAACATCAACGAGGTCAAGGCGCGGAAGGGCAAGATCATCGCCATCACGAACGAACGGAACCGGGAGGTCGTCGAGATGGCCGACCACGCCATCTTCGTTCCCGAGACCCTCGATTTCCTCTACCCGATACTGACGGTCATCCCGCTTCAGCTCATCGCGTACCACATCGCCGTGATGCGGGGCTGCAACGTCGATCAACCGAGAAATCTCGCCAAGAGCGTCACCGTCGAGTGA
- the glmM gene encoding phosphoglucosamine mutase, with amino-acid sequence MEFDPGRLMISVSGVRGILGPGMNPGTAARFAAAFARLLGPGAVVIGRDTRVSGPILADAVSAALRFGGRDVVDIGIAATPTTAIAVRELGAAGGVVITASHNGPEWNALKLVGPDGEFIDDQSVTRLRGIVFDGGPVYDAPGVPGTIKRNDSLDRVHIGRILALDLVDREAIAGAGFTAVVDCVNGAGSRIVPALLGELGVETIELFTDVDAPFPHVPEPRPENLGDLSAAVREHGASIGFACDPDADRLVLVDGAGRVLSEEYTLALAADFVLGERLGPVVANLSTSRLVDDVARRHGVRVHRSKVGEANVTALMKETGAVIGGEGNGGVIFPAIHYGRDAMTGIALVLQLLAREKTTLAAKVATYPRYEIVKEKRAFDGDLQAIGAELEKRFPGIVNTIDGIRIDMDDGWIHLRPSNTEPVVRIIAEATSGAEAARLAGEVSRLFPPAAG; translated from the coding sequence GTGGAGTTCGATCCCGGCAGGCTCATGATCAGCGTATCGGGGGTGCGGGGGATACTCGGTCCGGGAATGAACCCCGGAACCGCCGCCCGGTTCGCCGCCGCGTTCGCGCGCCTGCTCGGCCCCGGCGCCGTCGTGATCGGGCGCGACACGCGGGTTTCCGGCCCGATCCTGGCGGACGCGGTCTCGGCCGCCCTCCGTTTCGGCGGACGTGACGTCGTCGATATCGGGATCGCCGCAACGCCGACGACGGCGATCGCGGTACGCGAGCTCGGCGCCGCCGGAGGCGTCGTCATCACGGCGAGCCACAACGGGCCCGAGTGGAACGCCCTGAAGCTCGTCGGCCCCGATGGCGAGTTCATCGACGATCAATCGGTAACGCGTCTTCGCGGGATCGTGTTCGACGGCGGTCCGGTCTACGACGCGCCAGGCGTTCCGGGGACGATCAAGCGGAACGATTCGCTGGACCGTGTGCATATCGGGCGGATCCTCGCCCTCGACCTGGTGGATCGGGAAGCGATCGCCGGGGCGGGTTTCACGGCGGTCGTCGATTGCGTGAACGGCGCGGGCAGCCGGATCGTCCCGGCCTTGCTCGGCGAGCTCGGCGTCGAGACGATCGAACTCTTCACCGATGTCGACGCGCCCTTCCCGCACGTTCCCGAGCCGAGGCCGGAGAATCTCGGGGATCTCTCGGCCGCGGTCAGAGAGCACGGCGCCTCGATCGGTTTCGCATGCGATCCCGATGCGGACCGGCTCGTGCTGGTCGACGGCGCGGGGCGCGTCCTCTCCGAGGAATACACGCTCGCGCTGGCCGCCGATTTCGTGCTCGGCGAGCGTCTCGGCCCGGTCGTCGCGAACCTGTCGACGTCGAGGCTCGTCGACGACGTCGCGCGGCGGCACGGCGTGCGGGTGCATCGATCGAAGGTCGGCGAGGCGAACGTGACGGCGCTGATGAAGGAGACCGGCGCGGTCATCGGCGGCGAGGGGAACGGCGGCGTGATCTTCCCCGCGATCCACTACGGTCGCGACGCGATGACGGGGATCGCCCTCGTTCTGCAGCTGCTCGCCCGGGAGAAGACCACGCTCGCCGCGAAGGTCGCCACCTATCCGCGCTACGAGATCGTCAAGGAGAAGAGGGCGTTCGACGGGGATCTCCAGGCGATCGGGGCGGAACTCGAGAAGCGTTTCCCGGGAATCGTGAACACGATCGACGGTATACGAATAGACATGGACGACGGATGGATCCATCTCCGGCCGTCGAACACGGAGCCGGTGGTGAGGATCATCGCCGAGGCGACGAGCGGCGCGGAGGCCGCCCGACTCGCCGGCGAGGTCTCCCGTCTGTTCCCGCCGGCCGCAGGCTGA
- the acs gene encoding acetate--CoA ligase, with amino-acid sequence MLDERRQFPPPPEFAKNAWVKSLDEYKALYGKSEKDLEGFWAEQAEKYLHWFRKWDTVLDWQPPFVKWFSGGTLNIAYNCLDRHLENGKADKPAIVWEGEPEGEARTFTYRELHAEVCKFSNVLKKHGIKKGDRVCLYLPMVPELAIAMLSCMRIGAIHSIVFGGFSAESLKDRIVDAEAKLLVTSDGSFRSGKTIPLKHAADEALKGCPSITKCVVVKRTGNEIGMVDGRDVWWHEEMADASPECPWVEMDAEDVSFILYTSGTTGKPKGVVHTTGGYLLYVTMTSKLIFDIKEDDMYWCTADIGWITGHSYIVYGPLSLGATSLMFEGVPSYPGPDRFWDVVEKYKVNIFYTAPTAIRAIMRNGDEWPKKHDLSSLRLLGTVGEPINPEAWMWYYKIIGGERCPIVDTWWQTETGGIMITPLPGAYALKPGSATLPFPGIFPKVVREDGTPCDRNEGGYLIIEKPWPGMLRTVWGDDQRYKDTYFSRFKNVYFTGDGARQDEDGYFWIMGRVDDVINVSGHRIGTMEVESALVSHQSVAEAAVVPMPHEIKGQGLYAFVTLTGGIEKSDKLIDELRQHVSKEIGPIAKPDKIQFADALPKTRSGKIMRRILKSIAAGSDDVGDTTTLADPSVVTHLLDERK; translated from the coding sequence ATGCTCGACGAGCGGCGACAGTTTCCGCCCCCCCCTGAATTCGCGAAGAATGCATGGGTGAAGAGCCTTGACGAGTACAAGGCCCTCTACGGGAAGTCCGAGAAGGATCTCGAGGGATTCTGGGCCGAGCAGGCCGAGAAGTACCTCCACTGGTTCAGGAAGTGGGACACGGTGCTCGACTGGCAGCCGCCATTCGTGAAGTGGTTCTCGGGCGGCACCTTGAACATCGCCTACAACTGTCTCGATCGTCACCTCGAGAACGGCAAGGCGGACAAGCCCGCGATCGTCTGGGAGGGCGAGCCCGAGGGCGAAGCGCGCACCTTCACCTATCGCGAACTGCATGCCGAGGTCTGCAAGTTCTCCAACGTCCTCAAGAAGCACGGGATCAAGAAGGGCGACCGGGTCTGTCTCTATCTCCCGATGGTACCCGAACTGGCAATCGCGATGCTCTCCTGCATGCGCATCGGCGCGATCCACAGCATCGTCTTCGGCGGATTCAGCGCCGAATCGCTGAAGGACCGCATCGTCGACGCGGAGGCCAAGCTGCTCGTCACCTCCGACGGTTCATTCCGTTCGGGCAAGACGATTCCCCTCAAGCACGCCGCCGACGAGGCGCTCAAGGGGTGCCCGTCGATAACGAAGTGCGTCGTCGTCAAGCGCACGGGGAACGAGATCGGCATGGTTGACGGACGCGACGTCTGGTGGCACGAGGAGATGGCCGACGCGAGCCCGGAGTGCCCCTGGGTCGAGATGGACGCCGAAGACGTCTCCTTCATCCTCTACACGAGCGGCACGACCGGCAAGCCGAAGGGCGTCGTCCACACGACCGGCGGATACCTGCTGTACGTCACGATGACCTCGAAGCTGATCTTCGACATCAAGGAAGACGACATGTACTGGTGCACGGCCGACATCGGCTGGATCACCGGGCATTCCTACATCGTGTACGGGCCGCTGAGTCTCGGCGCGACGAGCCTGATGTTCGAGGGCGTGCCGAGCTACCCCGGTCCCGACCGCTTCTGGGACGTCGTCGAGAAGTACAAGGTGAACATCTTCTACACCGCCCCGACCGCGATCCGCGCCATCATGCGCAACGGGGACGAGTGGCCGAAGAAGCACGATCTCTCGAGCCTGCGACTGCTCGGCACGGTCGGCGAGCCGATCAATCCCGAGGCCTGGATGTGGTACTACAAGATCATCGGCGGGGAGCGGTGCCCGATCGTCGATACGTGGTGGCAGACCGAGACGGGCGGGATCATGATCACCCCGCTGCCCGGCGCCTATGCGTTGAAGCCCGGATCGGCCACGCTGCCCTTCCCCGGCATCTTCCCGAAGGTCGTCCGCGAGGACGGCACGCCCTGCGACCGCAACGAGGGCGGCTACCTCATCATCGAGAAGCCGTGGCCCGGAATGCTCCGCACCGTGTGGGGCGACGACCAGCGGTACAAGGACACGTACTTCAGCCGCTTCAAGAACGTCTACTTCACGGGCGACGGCGCGCGGCAGGACGAGGACGGCTACTTCTGGATCATGGGCCGCGTCGACGACGTCATCAACGTCTCGGGCCATCGCATCGGGACGATGGAGGTCGAGAGCGCCCTGGTGAGCCACCAGTCGGTCGCCGAGGCGGCGGTTGTGCCGATGCCGCACGAGATCAAGGGACAGGGCCTCTACGCCTTCGTCACCCTGACCGGCGGCATCGAGAAGTCGGACAAGCTGATCGACGAGCTCCGGCAGCACGTATCCAAGGAGATCGGACCGATCGCCAAGCCCGACAAGATCCAGTTCGCCGACGCGCTGCCGAAGACGCGCAGCGGCAAGATCATGCGGCGCATCCTGAAGAGCATCGCCGCCGGAAGCGACGACGTGGGCGACACGACGACGCTTGCCGATCCTTCCGTCGTCACGCACCTGCTCGACGAGCGGAAGTAG
- a CDS encoding dihydroorotate dehydrogenase-like protein has product MANLKTSYMGVDLANPVVAAASPLGRDVDAVRKLEDAGAGAIVLHSLFEEQVTLEEEELDENLVQGTESYAEALSYFPDIGPYRFAADDYVEHVRRVRDTVGIPVFGSLNGVSKGGWVRYAKLIEEAGADGIELNVYFLSTDPAVSAENIEEIRADLVRAVAGAVSIPVAVKLGPWLDAVPNTAARLEGAGAKGLVLFNRFYQPDIDPEALAVKTTLQLSTRQELPLRLRWTAILRGRVDLDLAVSGGIHTAVDVVKSLLAGATVATCASVLLDHGPGYVSDLIAGLETWLDGHGYDSADAVRGLVSQETVAEPAAFERAHYMKVLGSWNG; this is encoded by the coding sequence ATGGCGAATCTGAAGACGTCATACATGGGCGTCGACCTGGCGAACCCGGTCGTGGCCGCCGCGTCGCCGCTCGGGCGCGACGTCGATGCGGTCAGGAAACTCGAGGATGCGGGCGCCGGCGCGATCGTGCTCCACTCGCTTTTCGAGGAGCAGGTCACGCTCGAGGAAGAGGAGCTCGACGAGAATCTCGTCCAGGGCACGGAAAGCTACGCGGAGGCCCTGAGCTACTTCCCCGATATCGGGCCCTACCGGTTCGCCGCCGACGACTACGTCGAACACGTCAGGCGGGTCAGGGACACGGTCGGAATCCCCGTCTTCGGCTCTCTGAACGGCGTTTCGAAGGGCGGCTGGGTCCGCTACGCGAAGCTCATCGAGGAAGCGGGCGCCGACGGCATCGAGCTGAACGTCTATTTCCTGTCGACCGATCCTGCGGTCTCGGCCGAGAATATCGAGGAGATCCGCGCCGACCTCGTGCGCGCCGTCGCGGGCGCCGTATCGATCCCCGTCGCCGTCAAGCTCGGCCCGTGGCTCGACGCCGTGCCGAACACGGCGGCGAGGCTGGAGGGGGCGGGGGCGAAGGGGCTCGTCCTCTTCAACAGGTTCTACCAGCCGGATATCGATCCGGAGGCGCTCGCCGTCAAGACGACGCTCCAACTCAGCACCAGGCAGGAACTGCCGTTGCGGCTCAGGTGGACGGCGATACTCCGCGGCAGGGTCGATCTCGATCTCGCCGTGTCGGGCGGGATACACACGGCCGTCGACGTGGTCAAATCGCTTCTTGCCGGGGCGACCGTCGCCACGTGCGCCTCGGTGCTTCTCGATCACGGACCGGGATACGTCTCCGACCTGATCGCCGGGCTCGAGACCTGGCTCGACGGGCACGGTTACGACTCGGCGGACGCCGTGCGCGGACTGGTGAGCCAGGAGACGGTCGCCGAACCGGCCGCCTTCGAGCGGGCGCACTACATGAAGGTGCTCGGTTCCTGGAACGGCTGA
- the nifJ gene encoding pyruvate:ferredoxin (flavodoxin) oxidoreductase, which yields MAGKMVTIDGNEATTYSAHKTNEVIAIYPITPSSVMGELADQWSAEGRTNIWGTVPQVTEMQSEGGASGAVHGSVQRGGLTTTFTASQGLLLMIPNMFKIAGELTPALINVSARTVATHALSIFGDHSDVMAVRSTGWGLLSSNSVQEAMDMALIAQASTLESRVPFLHFFDGFRTSHEVSKVELIPDEAFTGMIDDETVRAHRERALTPDRPVIRGTAQNPPTFFQARETINPFYEKCPGIVERVMKRFEKLVGRRYDLFQYSGAPDAERVLVLMGSGAETALETVEHLAAKGEKVGMIAVRLYRPFSIKHFIGALPASTRTIAALDRTKEPGAIGEPLYGDIVTALREHETAGGGRFESTPRVIGGRYGLSSKEFTPAMVVSVFEEMKKSEPKNHFTVGIDDDVSMTSLSFDHDFTIDRPGQTRGVFYGLGADGTVSANKNSIKIIGEETGNYAQGYFVYDSRKAGSLTVSHLRFGPEPIHSPYLISKANFVACHQFPFIERIDLLKVAEPGAVFLLNSPYPTDETWDKLPREVQQQIIDKKLRFFVIDAYKIAREIGLGARINTIMQTCFFILSDVIPRDEAIERIKHFIKKAYSKKGSKILDLNYAAVDRAPEHLHEIAVPAEATSDLRMMPPVPEEAPEYVKEVIGKMIRKEGDDLPVSAFDPDGTFPSGTTKWEKRNIALEIPVWDPDTCIQCGKCVLICPHAVIRSKVYDPSFLDGAPATFKSAEAKHKEFAGLRFTLQVSPEDCTQCALCVHQCPAKNKQDPSRKAINMASQPPIREEEKKNWSHFLSIPYVDREKIKLDATRGVQFLEPLFEFSGACAGCGETPYVKLLSQLFGDRTLVGNATGCSSIYGGNLPATPWAKNADGRGVAWNNSLFEDNAEFGFGMRLAIDKQKEYAYELLGRLSGELGAATVAAIKDATQSDEAGIKAQRGRVAALREALSKIDSPEAKDLLGLADVLVRKSVWILGGDGWAYDIGYGGLDHVIAQNRNVNILVLDTETYSNTGGQMSKATPLGAVAKFAAAGKRTPKKDLAWMAMTYGNVYVARVAIGANESQTIKAFLEADAWDGPSIIIAYCHCIGQGLNLINGTDQQAKAVKTGYWPLVRYNPALLAEGKNPLQLDSKAPSMPLEEYIYNETRYSILKHRIPEVAAELLEQAQKDVARRWKLYEHMASMSYDD from the coding sequence ATGGCTGGGAAGATGGTAACCATCGACGGGAACGAGGCCACCACGTATTCGGCGCACAAGACCAACGAGGTGATCGCGATCTATCCGATCACCCCCTCGTCCGTGATGGGTGAACTGGCCGACCAGTGGTCCGCGGAGGGTCGGACGAATATCTGGGGCACCGTTCCGCAGGTGACCGAGATGCAGAGCGAGGGTGGCGCCTCCGGCGCGGTGCACGGCTCGGTCCAGCGCGGCGGCCTGACGACCACCTTCACCGCCTCCCAGGGGCTCCTTCTCATGATCCCGAACATGTTCAAGATCGCCGGCGAGCTGACGCCCGCCCTCATCAATGTCTCCGCCCGGACGGTCGCCACGCACGCCCTCTCGATCTTCGGCGACCACTCCGACGTCATGGCGGTCCGCTCGACCGGCTGGGGGCTGCTTTCCTCCAACTCGGTGCAGGAAGCGATGGACATGGCGCTCATCGCACAGGCCTCGACCCTCGAGAGCCGCGTCCCCTTCCTCCACTTCTTCGACGGTTTCCGCACCTCCCACGAGGTTTCCAAGGTCGAGCTGATCCCCGACGAGGCCTTCACCGGGATGATCGACGACGAGACGGTCCGCGCCCACCGCGAGCGCGCGCTCACGCCCGACCGGCCGGTGATCCGCGGGACCGCGCAGAACCCGCCCACGTTCTTCCAGGCGCGCGAGACGATCAATCCCTTCTACGAGAAGTGCCCCGGCATCGTCGAACGCGTGATGAAGCGCTTCGAGAAGCTCGTGGGACGGCGCTACGATCTCTTCCAGTACAGCGGCGCCCCGGATGCCGAACGCGTCCTCGTTCTCATGGGCTCGGGCGCCGAGACGGCGCTCGAGACGGTCGAGCATCTCGCGGCGAAGGGTGAGAAGGTCGGCATGATCGCCGTCCGGCTCTACCGGCCCTTCTCGATCAAGCATTTCATCGGGGCGCTGCCCGCATCGACCCGGACGATCGCGGCGCTCGACCGCACCAAGGAGCCGGGGGCCATCGGCGAGCCCCTCTACGGGGACATCGTCACCGCGCTGCGCGAGCACGAGACGGCCGGCGGCGGGCGATTCGAGTCCACGCCGCGTGTGATCGGCGGACGGTACGGACTCTCGTCGAAGGAATTCACCCCGGCGATGGTCGTCAGCGTCTTCGAGGAGATGAAGAAGAGCGAGCCGAAAAACCATTTCACGGTCGGTATCGACGACGACGTCAGCATGACCAGCCTGTCCTTCGACCACGATTTCACCATCGATCGTCCCGGGCAGACGCGAGGCGTCTTCTACGGCCTCGGCGCCGACGGCACGGTCAGCGCGAACAAGAACTCCATCAAGATCATCGGCGAGGAGACCGGGAACTACGCGCAGGGCTACTTCGTCTACGATTCGCGGAAGGCGGGCTCGCTCACCGTCTCCCACCTCCGCTTCGGCCCCGAGCCGATACACTCGCCCTACCTGATCTCGAAGGCGAACTTCGTCGCGTGCCACCAGTTCCCCTTCATAGAGCGGATCGATCTGCTCAAGGTCGCCGAGCCGGGCGCTGTCTTCCTGCTCAACAGCCCCTACCCGACCGATGAGACGTGGGACAAGCTGCCGCGCGAGGTGCAGCAGCAGATCATCGACAAGAAGCTCCGCTTCTTCGTTATCGACGCCTACAAGATCGCCAGGGAGATCGGTCTCGGCGCCCGCATCAACACGATCATGCAGACATGCTTCTTCATCCTCAGCGACGTCATCCCGCGCGACGAGGCGATCGAGCGGATCAAGCACTTCATCAAGAAGGCCTACAGCAAGAAGGGCTCGAAGATCCTCGACCTGAACTACGCCGCTGTCGACCGCGCGCCCGAGCACCTGCACGAGATCGCCGTGCCGGCCGAGGCGACGAGCGACCTCAGGATGATGCCCCCCGTGCCGGAGGAGGCCCCCGAGTACGTCAAGGAGGTCATCGGCAAGATGATCCGCAAGGAGGGGGACGACCTGCCGGTGAGCGCGTTCGATCCTGACGGCACCTTCCCGAGCGGCACCACGAAATGGGAGAAGCGGAACATCGCGCTCGAGATCCCCGTCTGGGATCCCGACACCTGCATCCAGTGCGGCAAGTGCGTGCTTATCTGTCCCCACGCCGTCATCCGCTCCAAGGTTTACGATCCCTCCTTCCTCGACGGCGCGCCGGCGACATTCAAGTCGGCCGAGGCGAAGCACAAGGAATTCGCGGGGCTCAGGTTCACCTTGCAGGTCTCCCCGGAGGACTGCACGCAGTGCGCGCTCTGCGTGCACCAGTGCCCGGCGAAGAACAAGCAGGATCCGTCGCGCAAGGCGATCAACATGGCATCGCAGCCGCCGATCCGCGAGGAGGAGAAGAAGAACTGGTCGCATTTCCTCTCCATTCCCTACGTCGACCGGGAGAAGATCAAGCTCGACGCGACCCGCGGCGTGCAGTTCCTCGAGCCCCTCTTCGAGTTTTCCGGCGCCTGCGCCGGTTGCGGCGAGACGCCGTACGTGAAGCTTCTCTCCCAGCTCTTCGGCGATCGCACGCTCGTCGGCAACGCGACGGGGTGCTCGTCGATCTACGGCGGCAACCTCCCGGCCACGCCGTGGGCCAAGAACGCCGACGGGCGCGGTGTCGCATGGAACAACTCCCTCTTCGAGGACAACGCGGAGTTCGGTTTCGGGATGCGTCTCGCCATCGACAAGCAGAAGGAGTACGCGTACGAGCTCCTCGGCCGGCTCTCCGGCGAGCTCGGCGCCGCGACCGTCGCCGCGATCAAGGACGCAACACAGTCCGACGAGGCGGGGATCAAGGCCCAGCGGGGCCGCGTCGCGGCCCTCAGGGAAGCGCTGTCGAAGATCGACTCGCCCGAGGCGAAAGACCTCCTGGGACTCGCCGACGTCCTCGTCCGCAAGAGCGTCTGGATACTCGGAGGCGACGGCTGGGCGTACGACATCGGCTACGGCGGGCTCGACCATGTCATCGCGCAGAACCGGAACGTGAACATCCTCGTTCTGGATACCGAGACCTACTCGAACACGGGCGGACAGATGTCCAAGGCGACGCCTCTCGGCGCGGTCGCCAAGTTCGCCGCCGCAGGCAAGCGCACGCCGAAGAAGGATCTCGCGTGGATGGCGATGACGTACGGAAACGTCTACGTCGCGCGCGTGGCGATCGGCGCGAACGAGAGCCAGACGATCAAGGCCTTCCTCGAGGCCGACGCATGGGACGGCCCGTCGATCATCATCGCCTATTGCCACTGCATCGGCCAGGGCCTCAACCTGATCAACGGAACCGACCAGCAGGCGAAGGCGGTCAAGACGGGCTACTGGCCGCTCGTCAGGTACAATCCGGCGCTGCTCGCCGAAGGGAAGAACCCGCTGCAACTCGACTCGAAGGCTCCGAGCATGCCGCTCGAGGAGTACATCTACAACGAGACGCGATACAGCATCCTGAAGCACCGCATCCCCGAAGTGGCCGCCGAGTTGCTCGAACAGGCCCAGAAGGACGTCGCGAGGCGCTGGAAGCTCTACGAGCACATGGCGTCGATGTCCTACGACGACTGA
- a CDS encoding 3-isopropylmalate dehydratase: MELQGRVWILDDDDINTDVIYPGKYTYEPFTPEEMARHALEDFDPSFATEVAAGDVIVAGRNFGCGSSREQAVTCLAAAGVSAVVAGSFARLWYRNAINQALVAIECAEASAWAREHRDELEKQTVSLDIERGRFSIGDRVFDVPPLAGKALEIFEAGGLVPYTKRKLGAS, encoded by the coding sequence ATGGAGCTTCAGGGAAGAGTGTGGATACTCGATGACGACGACATCAACACCGATGTCATCTATCCCGGAAAATACACGTACGAGCCCTTCACTCCGGAGGAGATGGCGAGGCACGCGCTGGAGGATTTCGATCCCTCGTTCGCGACGGAGGTCGCCGCCGGAGACGTCATCGTCGCGGGCAGGAACTTCGGATGCGGCTCGTCGCGCGAACAGGCGGTCACCTGCCTGGCTGCCGCCGGCGTCTCCGCGGTCGTGGCCGGTTCCTTCGCCAGGCTGTGGTATCGCAACGCGATCAACCAGGCGCTCGTCGCGATCGAGTGCGCCGAGGCATCGGCCTGGGCCCGAGAGCACCGGGACGAGCTCGAGAAACAGACCGTCTCCCTCGACATCGAACGGGGCCGGTTCTCGATCGGCGACCGGGTCTTCGACGTGCCGCCGCTGGCGGGGAAGGCCCTCGAGATCTTCGAGGCCGGCGGGCTCGTGCCCTACACGAAGCGGAAGCTCGGCGCGAGTTGA